A stretch of DNA from Equus caballus isolate H_3958 breed thoroughbred chromosome 13, TB-T2T, whole genome shotgun sequence:
CTGGCAAATCTGGCAGTAATGACCCAGGGCACAAAGGACTCAGCATGAGGCCACCACCAGAAATGCCTGCTCCCAGGCCTGCCATccttctggccctttggaaaagCTCTAGCCCTCTGAGCCCCACAGGTGCTCCCCGCCAGTCTCCCTGCGCCCCCAAGTCCTAGGTACTATGTACATATCTTGGGCGGGTTGGGGGTGGGGTAAAGGGGGAGTGCAGACAAAGGAAGCCAGCCCAGCAACATCTCATTTGACAGGTGACTTCTCCCCTCAGGTAGAGGGTAGAGAATGCCAGCCCTGAAATCCTGCCATCTTTTCCTCTAATTAATCTCAGTCCTGCCACTCCTGAGAGGCAAACGGGAGCAAGTTAAAATATAGCTACAGAGATCCACAAGGACATACAGGCACGTGCATCTGTGTACATCCAGCTGTACGCACGCCCTGTCTGCAGGTCTGAGAAGAACTCTCAGGCCAAGGCCTTCATGCCTGTGCCCAGCCCACGGTGGGACTCAGCCAGGGCTGGCTCTCCTCCCCCAGGGCTCAAATACTAAAGTGGGTGAGGCTGTAGGGGAGGGAGGGACCTGAGCAGAAAGAAGATCCAGGGCTGGGACTTTGTCTCTGGGTTCGAAGGCTTAAACCAAGAATGTTTTCCCCGGGTCAACTCTTTCTGTGGCAGCTTTGGACTGTTTGGAAGCAGAGCTGAGGGAGGTTGGAGGCACCGTGTGTCCCCAGCCCCTGAAGAGGATGCAGTGGATATAGGCAGTGCAGGATCCGACCAGAAGCCCTGGAAGCTGGCAGAGGGCAGAGCAATGAGTTGGTTCAAGCCATCATTTTATCTGAAGAGCCTGAGGCCCAGTAAAGGAACATGACTCACCCAAGGCCTGCAGCAAAGTGGTGGCAATATTGAGACCCAGACCAAGGTCTCTTGACTCTCTGTCAAGTGCTCTTCCTGCTACTCACTGCACGTGGCAGTCTTTGTCACTTTCAAAATGGCGTTCCCTTCCCAAGACAGCTATTCCGAGTGTGCTTCCTACACACGAGGTGAAGGTTTACTTTCTGGTTCCTTCAGCACCGTTTTAGGCCACGGGGACAGTAATCAGAAAACGTAAATCATAACCATTATCAAAAtaacagcagctaacatttatggagtcCTTTTTAAGGACCTTTATTGAGGGCAGCACCTCCCTGTTCGTGACAACCCTTGATAAGGGTAGTACCGCTgcccccatcttacagatgaggaaaccgaggctcagacaAGTTAGCCATCCTACCCAAGGTTACACATCCAGGAAGTGTTAGAGTAAACCACTTCCCCTGCTCTTAACTACTGCGTTTCACTGCTGCCTCCCAAGCCTACcggtaaacaaataaatgtgatCATTTCAGATACTAActactatgaaaaaataaagcatggCGAGAGACAGAAGACCACCGTGACAGTGGGTCTCTCTTGATCTCTAGGTTGGGTGGTGAGGGAAAGAGTCCATGAAGATGTAGCAACATTTGTACAGAATCCAGACTGGCAAGGAGCCCACCATGCCAAGACCTGAGAGAAACGCATTCTAGACAAAGAGAAtagtttgggttttttccaaGGATGATGGAAAGCCATTAGAAGGCTTAAGCAGGGAAGTGCCATGTTTTGCTGTGTGATACATAGACAGTAGGGGGATCCCagggaaaaagcagaagaaaagatttgaCGTTATCAGGAAATCCGAtgggggggggaggcggggaggtggggcaggactgggcagagagCAAGAGCATCTGGGCCCAGCGCTCTCGTTTTGCTCCCCACActcccagggccctgctctcTAATTCACTCTGTCCCCCACCACTCTCTGCCaggagagggctggggtgggTAAGAATCCACACCCCTCGCCCCCTGCCAAATGTCCACCGTGGGAGATCCCATATGCTTTCCTCCCAGTTGGGAAGTTCCTCCTCAGGTCCCACCACAGGCCTCCTCCAGGGCTCTGGGCTAGGTTACTTAGGATGGGGGGGAAGGAGGCGGCCTGGGTGCGCTGAGACATCCAGGAAAAGCAAGTTCTATGGCCCTTCCCCTTCCACCCCACCTCTTTCTCTCCCACGTCTCCCTATCCCCACAAGGCCAAGCCCAGACAGGACTCCATCAtgtctggggagggagaggagggggaggtgcCAGCAGCTCCCTTGGCTGCTGGCTGAACTCACCTTCTTCCTTACCCTACTCCCACTCCTGAGATGCTGAGGAagccaaagaaaaatgagagcagTATTCCTTCCCACAAGCCCACAGCCTCAAGCCCAGATCGGCTCCCGGGCCTGTAGCTACTTGCAAGGCTATTTACCAGTGACCTCGGGGCGCCCAGGCTTCACCCAACCCTACCCTCCTCTCACTGAAACCTTAGGTCCCCAGTAGGATGAGGAGCCCCTCTTTAAGGACTTGGAGGGGCTGATCCTTGATCTTAGGCAGTGAGGTACTCCTCCAAAGTCCTGGGACCCATTAAACCTCCAGGCTTCCTAGGACACAGACCCTGCAAGGCCTGTTCAGCCTCAGAACACTTCCTGGCACATAATGGAGAAGTGGTGAATAGTTGGTGATTGAAAGCCCCAGAAATGAGCCACTGTGTATCAGTCTGTTTCgaagccgccccccccccccccaaaacagGCTTCAGCTGTGACTCAGGACTGATTCCCAGCAAAGCTGCTTCATTCATGCATTGAACATGTGCTCTGtaacatgtgtgtatacatgtaacATGTGTGTAACATGTTTTGTGCAAGCCAGACCCATCCGTTGGCTGAATAAAAGCTGCACGACCTTAAACATGACTTTTCTGTCTCAATTTTCTCCTCTAAAAAATGGAAGGCAAAATACTTCATCATAAAGCTATTGTGAGAATTACTTAGAACGAGACATAAAAATAGTCACAAGTAGGTGCTTTTTGAGCGGCGGGTGATATTACTGTCTCTGTAAACGTTGAGACTTGGTGGACAGCTAATACGCTCAGGGTAGCAGAGCTGGAGGGCGGGGCGGCCGGCTGGTGCTCCGGACTTTTGGGAAGGGCCGCCCGAATTCCCAGCAATTGGGCCCAGCTCTCCCAAAGCTGCaaggaggttgggggaggggggttgcTGACTTTTCTAGTGAATCTGGACTTCCAGCAAACCCTCCCTGCCGCTCCTCACTATCCGCTAGCTTTGCTCCCGCCCACCGCCTGCTACTCGAAACTAACCTCTCTGGAGCAAGATCCAGCCGCACAGCGGCCGCGCTCCCGTCCCCggggcctctgctgccccctaGGCTCCGGCCCTGCCGACACCCCTTAAGCCGTGAACCCTGAAATCCCCGAATTTTGCTGTCTTGTAaatctctctgcttttccttgCGGAGCCACCTCTGCGCCTTCGCGTGGCCTGGCAAGAGGGTGGGCTAAGCCAGAGAGGGCACTTGTGGCTCCACCGTGTCCCCCCTCGTCGCCTCCCGCCCCCCAATCTCCCTCCAAATCGCCACGGCCTCCCGCCGGGCCGTTTTGTCCCACGGCGCCAGGCGGACAACCTGCCCCGGTGGCCTCCGCCTCGCCCCCGGCCTCCCCCGGTGCCCCCACCCCGACCCGTTATCCCACCCTCCCacgccgccccctccccgcggTCCCCGTGTCGCCGCCGGGAACGCTGGGAGGTGTAGTTTTCCGCCTCTCTCGGCCCAGGAACGTGGCCACCAGGGCCTGAGTGCCTTCCCAACAGATGCGTGTCCCACTGTCACCACGCGCGTCTTCAGACCCTCTGACCCTCGCCAGGGCCGAGCCCAAGAGCGCAAGAGAAGCAGGAGAGCTGGCTGGCCGCTGGAGGCGGTGGTTTCCAGGGACGTCTGGTTTCTTGCAGGGCCTTGGACAAGTCTGTCATCTCTGCCACAGCCTTGTAGAATTGCGAGGGAGGGAGGGCGCCGGCTCAGGACCCGGCTCCAATCAAGAGGGGCGGTTGCTATCTATACCACTGGCCTGGCAGAGCTGCCAAAGGCATTTCCACTCTTAGAAGTTTGTGCGGGCCCAGGGCCAGGACCTGCGGACGCCCCCCGGCCCCCCAATCAGGCCCACAAGTTACTCCCTCTCATATTTGGGCCAGCAGCATGgtgcccctccctgtcccacccAAGTTCCCCTCATTGCCTCTGGCCATCCACAAATACACTCCACATCTACTCAGAAATATTGATATTTGTTTCTcaacattttgataatttttcacAAATTGAAGACGGAATGAAGGGGAGCAAGTGGGACCCCAGGCCTGGTCTTGGGCTCCCGTTAAGAGGTGACAGGATGAAAACTTCTCCTCACCCACAACTCCTAGCCTGCTGCCCTAACCCCTCCTATCACCTCTACCTGAGAGTGAGGTGGGGGCGTTCTGAGGATGTGGGGTTCCCCCCTAGAGGGGACTCCGGGCATCCTGTCTCAGACCCACAACTGGGTCAGGTTGGAGGTGAGAGCGGGCCTGGACATAGCGCCGCCTTCTCCGCTTCTCCTGCCTGCTGGCCAGCTGCTGCAGTTCTTTCCGAATGGCCCACAGCACCAGGTACACTTCCCGCAGCATCTCAGCCTCCGGTGACTCCAAAGGGGACTTGGTTCTTATTTGGGAAGTAACTGACGTAGAACTCACAGATGACTGTGAAAGAGACAGAAGGTGTACACATGTAAATAGCCACCTGCAGATAAACAGCAAAGGTTTGTCTAattccacctcctccaacagGCCTCAGCTCAagcactgcctcctccaggaagccttcccggGCTGTCTCCACTCTGTGTTTGCCCTGTCACACACACTATTTGTTCTGTGGACTTGTCTGTTTTCAATGCTAGAAGGCAAGCTCCTGGAAGACAGGGATGGTCCCTGTCTGACCCACCTCTGAGTCCCCACTAGGGTTTCATGGAGAATGTGTTCAAATGAAAAAGGACAGAATGACACTCCAACCTCTGTCTCCAGCCCAGGGCTCTCTCCTGACCTCCAGGCCTGTATATCCCACTACCTCCTGCTGACATCTTAACTCATCTTGTCCCAACGCCCTAAACTTGTCCCTTTCTCCCCTAAGTCTGCTCTTGCTCCTTCATTCCCCTCTCAATGAATGGCTCCAGCCTGCTCTGACTTcagtctctcctctctcctcatcaGCAGCCAATCAACCATCTAGGATGACAATTCTACCTCTTAAATAGTGCTCCAATCTGTTAACTTCTTCTACCCGATGCCTCCCCCTCGGTCCAGAACATCCTTCTCTCTCAGCCTGGACTGTCACCCTGCCAATGAatcttcctgcctctcctcttgtcccctCTGGCCCCCGTCCACATGGCAGCCAGGTGaacttgtaaaaattattttaatgcagTAATACTTTGGTCGAGGCCAAAATAAGTTGATTTGATAGTGATCTAgacatttccctttttttcaattaaaatttcgACTTTGAGATCATTGTAGATTCTCATGCAGTTGTGAAAAATAATAGAGTTCCTGATGTActctttcctcagtttcccccaatAGTAAAGTCTTGCAAAACTCTAGTAAAATATCATAGTCAgaatattgacattgatacaatccgCTGATCGTACTGCCCAGTTTTACTTGCAATCCTTTGTGTGTGGGGGTTGAATTCTACCCAATTTTGTATCATACATGTAGGTTCATGTATCCAACTACCATGGTCAAGATACAGGAGATTTCCATCATCAGAGGGATTCTTCATGTTGCCCTTTTAGAAccaactcccctccccccacaggtCCGGGCAACCACTAAACCATTAATCGGGTGTCCATTTCCATAATTGTGTTATTTCGAGAATGGAATGTGATATAAATGGAATACTACAGAatataaccttttgggattggttgtcttcactcagcataattcccttgagatccatccaagttgctgcctgtatcaatagtttgtttctttttatggctaagaagtattccatggtgtggatataccacagtttaacCAATCACCCATCAAAAGACATTTGGGGTGGTTTCAGTTAgtctgaataaagctgctacaaacattcacATAAAAGATTTTtgtataaacataaaatttcacTTATCCgagataaatgcccaagagtacGATTCCTGGGTCGTGCAGTAATTGCACAgtttgttttataagaaactagcaaactgttttccagagtggctgcaccatctcACATTCCCGCAGCATCATCTAAGTGCAAGGGAGCTTTCTAAATCCAAATCTGATGGTGTCACTCCTCCGCTCTAACGTCTGCGAGGGCTCCCATTGCTCTTAACATCAAATCCAACCTCCACAATTGGCTACCCACCCTGCCTCATACGAGCTGGCTCTCAGCTCCAGGACCACTCTACTCCGACGCCTACACCTTGGGCCAGCCCTCCACACACCTGTTCTGGCTTCCTGGCACGCTCTTCccactccctccacctccccctaCATCCCGGCTACCCAAGTCAGGCTAaacccttcaggtctcagctccaCCCTCTCTTCTGTTAGGAAGTCCTTCCTTGACTCCCCAGGTCTGGATGAGGTGCCTCTCCCCCGGGCTCCCACAGACCCCTGTACCTCCCGTGTCACAGCCCTATGATACTGAACCGACAATCACTATCTTGTCTGTAGCCCCCTTAGTCGGGGTAGATCGGTGCCTGCCTCAGGGCCTGGCCCTTGGAAGAGGCACAGGAAATAAATGGTGAACAACTGAGTGGAGGGAGGAATGGGTCCTGTGGGattggggagggtgggaggcagTTGGGGACAAGGGGGACATGGTGCTGACCTTCCAGCTGCACATTTGCCAGCCGGACTGCAGGGCCGAGACCATGAGCGTGGAGACAGACTTGACGGCCGTCTGGGGAAGCTGCAGTAGGGATCGGCGGCTGCGGCCCACCTTCACCTCAGCCCCTTCTGTTGTCTTAGGCAACACGCAGGGATCGGCCACCATGGGGCACTCATGTGTCTTGAAGACGCCCGCCTCTTTGCAGGGCTCAACCAACTTGAAAGTCTCAACCACCTTGGAAGTCTTCTCCACCTTCAGCGTACTTTTCTTGCAGTCAGGATGTGCCAAG
This window harbors:
- the SPACDR gene encoding sperm acrosome developmental regulator, with product MTVVKRFLRWIWRKITCWVFFWKYKAKTAILAHPDCKKSTLKVEKTSKVVETFKLVEPCKEAGVFKTHECPMVADPCVLPKTTEGAEVKVGRSRRSLLQLPQTAVKSVSTLMVSALQSGWQMCSWKSSVSSTSVTSQIRTKSPLESPEAEMLREVYLVLWAIRKELQQLASRQEKRRRRRYVQARSHLQPDPVVGLRQDARSPL